From Geotalea uraniireducens Rf4:
CTGTACCTGCTGCTTGGCTGCCTTGCCGTTTCCCACCACGGCCTGCTTGACCTGAAGGGCGGTGTATTCAAAGACCGGCAGCCCCGCGATGACACCTGCGACAATGGCGGCGCCCCGTGCCTGACCGAGTTTGAGCGCACTTTGCACGTTATTGGAGAAAAAGATGTTTTCCACTGCCACGGCATCCGGCCGGTACGTTTCGATGATCTCGGCGAGCCCCCGGTAGATGCGTTCCAGCCGCGCGGGGAAGTCTTTCGCCTTGTCGGTGAAAATCGCACCGTTGTCCACGTGGATGAGGCGGTTGCCTTCTTTCGAGATTACGCCGTAACCGGTGATGCGGGAACCCGGGTCGATGCCTAATATTTTCATGTTTCCTTTGGATGCTGCCGAAACGTTTAGGGGCGGGTTTCAAACCCGCCCCTAAAATTTACATCATTTTATCCATCTCTTCTTCAGAGATGTC
This genomic window contains:
- the ruvC gene encoding crossover junction endodeoxyribonuclease RuvC, translating into MKILGIDPGSRITGYGVISKEGNRLIHVDNGAIFTDKAKDFPARLERIYRGLAEIIETYRPDAVAVENIFFSNNVQSALKLGQARGAAIVAGVIAGLPVFEYTALQVKQAVVGNGKAAKQQVQQMIKVLLNLPEIAQEDASDALAVAVCHANSSVLSGMLKIMDKVGKTNA